Proteins found in one Triticum urartu cultivar G1812 chromosome 4, Tu2.1, whole genome shotgun sequence genomic segment:
- the LOC125552110 gene encoding ankyrin repeat-containing protein ITN1-like: MAVDSDRGEGDLEIGLASPGSEGGGVSPVAPGRRALESCLSGKRLDQSPSPSRAVRRPALVMSSSGKRLDQSPSPSRPALVMSRSSNRLDQPPGRPVLAMSRSSNRLDHSPASSSSPTPAKGPALVMSGSSKRLEQSLASPSPSPKAGAAAPPVLVLSNSGKRMDQAGRKKYVKQVTGRHNDTELHLAAQRGDLDAVRQIIVEIDAQMTGTGEEFDSEVAEIRAAVLNEPNEVGETALLIAAEKGFIDVVLELLNHSDKESLARKNKSGFDALHVAAKEGHRDIVKVLLDHDPSLGKTFGQSNVTPLITAAIRGHLEVVNLLLERVSGLVELSKANGKNALHFAARQGHVEIVKSLLVSEAQLARKTDKKGQTALHMAVKGTSAAVVRALVNADPAIVMLPDKNGNLALHVATRKKRSEIVNELLLLPDMNVNALTRDRKTAFDIAEGLPLSEESADIKDCLSRAGAVRANDLNQPRDELRKTVTEIKKDVHTQLEQARKTNKNVHGIAKELRKLHREGINNATNSVTVVAVLFATVAFAAIFTVPGGNDNHGVAIVVHAVSFKVFFIFNAIALFTSLAVVVVQITLVRGETKAERRVVEVINKLMWLASVCTTVAFISSSYIVVGRHFKWAALLVTLIGGVIMASVLGTMTYYVVKSKRTRSIRKKVKSTRRSGSNSWNHNSESDSEIDRIYAI; this comes from the exons atggccgtCGATTCCGACAGAG GGGAGGGGGATTTGGAGATTGGGTTGGCGTCGCCGGGGTCGGAGGGAGGAGGGGTCTCGCCCGTCGCCCCAGGCCGCCGGGCGCTCGAGTCCTGCCTCTCCGGGAAGCGCCTCGACcagtcgccgtcgccgtcgcggGCGGTCAGGCGCCCCGCGCTAGTCATGTCCAGCTCCGGGAAGCGCCTCGACCagtcgccctcgccctcgcgcCCGGCGCTGGTCATGTCCCGCTCCAGCAACCGCCTCGACCAGCCGCCCGGCCGCCCGGTGCTGGCCATGTCCCGCTCCAGCAACCGCCTCGACCACTCGCCGGCGTCGTCCTCGTCCCCGACGCCCGCGAAGGGCCCGGCGCTCGTCATGTCCGGCTCCAGCAAGCGGCTGGAGCAGTCGCTcgcgtccccgtccccgtcgcccaAGGCCGGGGCCGCGGCGCCGCCCGTGCTGGTGCTCTCCAACTCCGGAAAGCGGATGGACCAGGCGGGCCGGAAGAAGTACGTCAAGCAGGTCACGGGCCGGCACAACGACACGGAGCTCCACCTCGCCGCGCAGCGCGGGGACCTCGACGCCGTGCGCCAGATCATCGTCGAAATCGACGCGCAGATGACCGGCACCGGCGAGGAGTTCGACAGCGAGGTGGCGGAGATCCGCGCCGCCGTGCTCAACGAGCCCAACGAGGTCGGGGAGACCGCGCTGCTCATCGCAGCTGAGAAAGGGTTCATCGACGTCGTCCTCGAGCTGCTCAATCACTCTGACAAGGAGAGCCTTGCGAGGAAGAACAAATCAGGATTCGATGCTCTGCATGTCGCTGCAAAGGAAGGCCACCGAG ATATTGTGAAGGTACTCCTGGACCATGATCCATCCCTTGGGAAGACGTTTGGCCAATCAAATGTGACTCCTCTGATAACTGCGGCGATTAGAGGCCACCTCGAGGTAGTGAACCTTTTGCTGGAGCGAGTTTCTGGGTTGGTTGAACTATCAAAGGCAAACGGAAAGAATGCATTGCATTTCGCTGCCCGTCAGGGGCATGTTGAAATAGTTAAGTCTTTGCTAGTCAGTGAAGCTCAGCTTGCTCGGAAGACTGATAAGAAAGGACAGACCGCTTTGCATATGGCGGTTAAAGGAACAAGCGCTGCAGTTGTTAGAGCACTCGTGAATGCTGATCCGGCCATAGTTATGCTACCTGACAAAAATGGCAACTTAGCTTTGCATGTTGCCACCAGGAAGAAAAGATCAGAG ATTGTGAATGAGCTTCTGCTTCTTCCGGACATGAACGTGAATGCACTGACTAGGGATCGCAAGACTGCATTTGACATAGCAGAGGGTCTTCCATTATCAGAGGAGTCTGCGGATATAAAGGATTGTTTATCCCGTGCTGGTGCAGTGAGAGCAAATGATCTGAACCAGCCTCGGGATGAGCTGAGAAAAACAGTGACTGAGATCAAGAAGGACGTACACACTCAACTTGAGCAAGCCAGAAAAACCAACAAAAATGTGCATGGCATAGCAAAGGAGCTGAGGAAGCTCCACAGGGAGGGCATCAACAATGCAACAAACTCTGTCACAGTTGTGGCTGTGCTCTTCGCCACAGTTGCATTTGCTGCGATATTCACGGTGCCAGGCGGCAACGACAACCATGGTGTAGCAATTGTTGTGCATGCGGTATCCTTCAAGGTGTTCTTCATCTTCAATGCCATCGCCTTGTTCACATCATTAGCAGTAGTGGTGGTCCAGATAACACTTGTTAGGGGCGAGACCAAAGCAGAGAGGCGAGTTGTGGAGGTGATCAACAAGTTGATGTGGCTGGCTTCTGTATGCACCACGGTGGCATTCATATCCTCCTCTTACATAGTGGTGGGTCGGCACTTCAAGTGGGCGGCGCTGCTGGTGACCCTCATCGGCGGGGTGATCATGGCCAGTGTGCTCGGCACGATGACATACTATGTGGTGAAGTCCAAGCGCACGCGGTCGATTAGGAAGAAGGTGAAGTCAACAAGGCGGAGCGGCTCAAACTCATGGAACCACAACTCGGAGTCGGATTCCGAGATAGACCGGATATACGCCATATGA